A genomic region of Micromonospora sp. NBC_01796 contains the following coding sequences:
- a CDS encoding DUF3427 domain-containing protein, which yields MTELGRGIYEHLITYGLAGQLDGIGSELVERTDLDPADAHEVLGRHIAALTTRALRAVSGSDRESLARQVAIANQIAETIASIEPRAVDTADQVTDVHKLLTAIADPPTPPAKPTFPVRPRTPLSTGALLVNGRHQPRIGHEVATEMASADEVDLLCAFIKWYGLRLVERPIRELIERGGRVRVITTTYLGATDQRALDRLVDLGAEVKVSYETRTTRLHAKAWLFRRNNGASTAYVGSSNLSKAALVDGLEWNIRVSNLEQPSVINTFEAAFTDYWSDPAFEPYDPAEDRERLRRALSHEHTGNGTVSEPDVEITNIDVRPYGYQREILSDLAAERLVHGRHRNLVVMATGTGKTIVAALDYRELRQRGTVESLLFVAHQEQILRQSRSVFRHVLRDGSFGEVLVGGEQPTQWRHVFASIQSLQRRDIDPTRYDMVIVDEFHHAEAPTYARLLERVAPRVLLGLTATPDRADGGDVRRWFDGRTAVELHLWEALERQLLAPFQYFGLHDEVDLSTLTWKRGQGYETADLERVYTGNDARARYILQALADKVDVGSMRALGFCVSIGHAEFMAEWFTRAGVPARAVTSRVDAAGRRALIDAFKRREVRVLFTVDLFNEGVDLPMVDTILMLRPTESATIFLQQLGRGLRLDDNKACLTVLDFIGGQHANFRFDLRWRALTGVSRRAIEVAVREDFPTLPSGCHVELDRVAKEIVLANLRNALPSSTKNLTSELRALGDVSLAEYLHETGLEVEDLYRRKNMGGWVGLRRLAGLETRPPGPEDRVLGPAIGRMLHLDDPDRLGLLRQLASGESPAPGRLADLMHLNLWGPKVPASEREERLVRLWSEHPDRQAELGQLYGVLRERMHRVVGPPASASVPLRVHARYSRNEVLAAFGVPDPGSMREGVKWVEAEQADIFFVTLVKSEQHYSPTTMYADRAITPDLFQWESQSTTSSLSPTGQRYVNHAKRGSSVHLFVRETKDRDGDLGVPAYLYAGAMVYERHTGDRPMRIFWRLDHELPADVFHAARVIAA from the coding sequence TCCACAAGCTCCTCACCGCCATCGCGGACCCGCCCACCCCACCAGCGAAGCCGACCTTCCCCGTACGTCCGCGCACTCCCCTGTCCACCGGGGCGCTGCTGGTCAACGGGCGGCACCAGCCGCGCATCGGGCACGAAGTCGCGACCGAGATGGCGTCGGCCGACGAGGTTGACCTGCTCTGCGCGTTCATCAAGTGGTACGGGCTGCGCCTGGTCGAACGCCCGATCCGGGAGCTGATCGAACGTGGTGGCCGGGTCAGGGTCATCACCACCACCTACCTCGGTGCGACGGATCAACGGGCCCTGGACCGGCTGGTCGACTTGGGTGCCGAGGTCAAGGTCTCCTACGAGACCAGGACCACCCGCCTCCACGCCAAAGCGTGGCTGTTCCGCCGCAACAACGGGGCAAGCACCGCGTACGTCGGATCTTCGAATCTTTCGAAGGCGGCGCTGGTCGACGGCCTGGAGTGGAACATTCGGGTCTCCAACCTCGAACAGCCCTCGGTCATCAACACCTTCGAGGCGGCCTTCACCGATTACTGGAGCGACCCGGCGTTCGAGCCGTACGACCCGGCCGAGGACCGGGAGCGGCTGCGTCGGGCGTTGTCGCACGAGCACACCGGCAACGGCACGGTCAGCGAACCCGACGTCGAGATCACCAACATCGACGTCCGACCGTACGGGTACCAGCGGGAGATCCTGTCCGACCTGGCCGCCGAGCGGCTGGTCCACGGGCGGCACCGCAACCTGGTGGTGATGGCGACCGGCACCGGCAAGACCATTGTCGCCGCCCTCGACTACCGGGAGCTGCGACAACGCGGGACCGTCGAGTCGCTGCTGTTCGTCGCCCACCAGGAGCAGATCCTGCGGCAGAGCCGATCCGTCTTCCGGCACGTGCTCCGCGACGGAAGTTTCGGTGAGGTCCTGGTCGGGGGCGAGCAACCAACGCAGTGGCGGCACGTTTTCGCCTCGATCCAGTCGCTACAGAGGCGGGACATCGACCCGACCAGGTACGACATGGTGATCGTGGACGAGTTCCATCATGCCGAGGCGCCGACGTACGCCCGGCTGTTGGAGCGCGTGGCTCCTCGCGTACTCCTTGGATTGACGGCGACGCCCGACCGGGCTGACGGCGGCGACGTGCGGCGGTGGTTCGACGGACGCACGGCCGTTGAGCTGCACCTGTGGGAGGCGCTGGAGCGGCAACTGCTCGCGCCGTTCCAGTATTTCGGGCTGCACGACGAGGTTGACCTGTCGACGCTGACGTGGAAACGCGGGCAGGGTTACGAGACCGCCGACCTGGAGCGGGTCTACACCGGAAACGACGCCCGCGCCCGCTACATCCTGCAAGCCCTGGCCGACAAGGTCGACGTTGGCAGCATGCGGGCGCTCGGGTTCTGCGTCAGCATCGGGCACGCCGAGTTCATGGCCGAATGGTTCACCCGGGCCGGTGTGCCGGCACGGGCGGTGACGTCGCGGGTCGATGCCGCGGGCCGCCGCGCGCTGATCGACGCTTTCAAACGCCGAGAGGTACGGGTCCTCTTCACCGTCGACCTGTTCAACGAGGGCGTCGACCTGCCGATGGTCGACACGATCCTGATGCTCCGCCCGACCGAGAGCGCCACCATTTTCCTCCAGCAGCTCGGCCGTGGGCTGCGCCTGGACGACAACAAAGCGTGCCTGACCGTGCTCGACTTCATCGGCGGGCAGCACGCCAACTTCCGCTTCGACCTCCGCTGGCGGGCGTTGACCGGGGTCAGCCGGCGGGCGATCGAAGTCGCCGTACGCGAAGACTTCCCGACCCTGCCGAGCGGCTGTCACGTGGAGCTTGACCGGGTCGCCAAGGAGATCGTGCTGGCGAACCTGCGCAACGCCCTGCCCAGCTCGACCAAAAACCTGACCTCGGAGCTGCGGGCGCTCGGAGACGTCAGCCTGGCCGAATACCTGCACGAGACCGGGTTGGAGGTCGAAGACCTCTACCGGCGTAAGAACATGGGTGGCTGGGTGGGGCTGCGTCGGCTCGCCGGGCTGGAGACTCGCCCGCCCGGCCCGGAGGACCGGGTCCTCGGGCCGGCGATCGGCCGGATGCTCCACCTGGACGACCCGGACCGGCTCGGTCTGCTCCGGCAGCTCGCCTCCGGTGAATCACCGGCGCCGGGACGGCTGGCCGACCTGATGCACCTCAACCTCTGGGGGCCGAAAGTGCCGGCGAGCGAACGGGAGGAGCGGTTGGTCCGGCTCTGGTCGGAGCACCCGGACCGGCAGGCCGAGTTGGGGCAGCTCTACGGGGTGCTGCGGGAACGGATGCACCGGGTGGTGGGCCCTCCCGCTTCGGCGAGCGTGCCGTTGCGGGTGCACGCGCGGTACAGCCGCAACGAGGTGTTGGCGGCGTTCGGCGTACCGGATCCGGGGTCGATGCGGGAGGGGGTGAAGTGGGTCGAGGCCGAACAGGCCGACATCTTCTTCGTCACCCTGGTCAAGTCAGAACAGCACTACTCCCCCACCACCATGTACGCAGACAGGGCCATCACCCCGGACCTGTTCCAGTGGGAGTCGCAGAGCACCACCTCGTCGCTGTCACCGACCGGGCAGCGCTACGTCAACCACGCCAAGCGTGGATCGAGCGTGCACCTGTTCGTCCGCGAGACCAAGGACCGTGACGGCGACCTCGGGGTGCCCGCCTACCTGTACGCGGGAGCGATGGTCTACGAACGGCACACGGGTGATCGGCCGATGCGGATCTTCTGGCGGCTCGACCATGAGCTGCCGGCCGACGTGTTCCACGCCGCCCGGGTGATCGCCGCCTGA
- a CDS encoding NAD(P)H-binding protein — protein MTTGANDILVIGGTGKIGRRLVRTLRDANTRVRAASRSGEVPFDWSDPRTWQPAVEGASAVYLMAPEEPAAADNFVTLAAKLGVTRFLALSGRGIDRIEGDFSPGMVAGEQAVRDSGAEWTIIRPNNFNQNFDEDLFHQPLRDGRLALPIGATPEPFVDAQDVADVAALLLTTTSDEYQGQVYDLSGPRALTFGAAVATIAEAAGRPIRYDELTPEEYRAELLAEGHSEETAAALNVLFAGMRAGHLAEPTDTVRRLLGRDPIDFDTYAARAAAAGAWS, from the coding sequence ATGACAACAGGCGCGAACGACATCCTCGTCATCGGCGGCACCGGCAAGATCGGACGCCGGCTGGTCCGTACGCTCCGGGACGCCAACACGCGGGTCCGGGCTGCCTCCCGTTCCGGTGAGGTCCCGTTCGACTGGTCGGATCCGCGCACCTGGCAACCGGCCGTGGAGGGCGCCTCGGCGGTCTACCTCATGGCCCCGGAGGAACCCGCCGCCGCCGACAACTTCGTCACCCTGGCGGCAAAACTCGGCGTCACCCGTTTCCTGGCACTGTCCGGGCGCGGAATCGACCGGATCGAGGGCGACTTCTCCCCGGGCATGGTCGCCGGGGAGCAGGCCGTACGCGACTCCGGAGCCGAGTGGACAATCATCCGGCCGAACAACTTCAACCAGAACTTCGACGAGGACCTGTTCCACCAACCCCTGCGCGACGGCCGGTTGGCCCTGCCGATCGGTGCCACCCCGGAACCGTTCGTCGACGCCCAGGACGTCGCCGACGTCGCCGCCCTGCTCCTGACCACGACCTCGGACGAATATCAGGGGCAGGTGTACGACCTCTCCGGCCCCCGCGCACTCACCTTCGGCGCGGCCGTGGCGACGATCGCCGAGGCGGCCGGGCGGCCCATTCGGTACGACGAGCTGACACCGGAGGAGTACCGGGCCGAACTCCTCGCCGAAGGCCATTCGGAGGAGACCGCCGCCGCCCTCAACGTCCTGTTCGCCGGAATGCGCGCCGGACACCTCGCCGAACCGACCGACACCGTACGGCGACTCCTCGGCCGGGACCCGATCGACTTCGACACGTACGCCGCTCGGGCCGCTGCGGCCGGCGCCTGGTCGTAA
- a CDS encoding AraC family transcriptional regulator, with product MDPFDDLLRGVRADGAAFGRSVLSPPGALRFVGGAPLTLCVPLRGEGWISHPTGEKPRQVRLGEAVVVRGPEPFVFSTEPLSEFGPGQVRDVHCGQSRTAGAPDGDPAERSVLLAGAYHVQGRAPHRLLGVLPPVLVVADDHDCASLRDYLDSQLGACRPGRQIVLDRMLDWLLVCTLRDWFDQPGAEPPDWYRALGDDTVGLVLRAMHEAPDRPWTLASLAARAGVSRTTLAKRFTELVGEPPLTYLTDWRMTLAADLLTGSTATVSAVAHQVGYADAFGFSAAFKRIHGVSPTEHRRLAPSVPAAHRTATPATSGT from the coding sequence ATGGACCCGTTCGACGATCTGCTGCGTGGCGTACGCGCGGACGGCGCCGCGTTCGGCCGGTCGGTGCTGTCGCCGCCGGGGGCCCTGCGGTTCGTCGGCGGCGCGCCCCTGACCCTGTGCGTGCCGCTGCGCGGCGAGGGTTGGATCAGCCACCCGACCGGCGAGAAGCCACGTCAGGTACGGCTCGGTGAGGCGGTTGTCGTACGTGGACCGGAGCCGTTCGTGTTCTCCACCGAACCCCTGTCCGAGTTTGGGCCGGGACAGGTCCGGGACGTGCACTGCGGGCAGTCGCGGACGGCCGGGGCACCGGACGGGGATCCGGCCGAGCGGTCGGTCCTGCTGGCCGGGGCGTACCACGTCCAGGGTCGGGCGCCGCACCGGCTGTTGGGGGTGCTTCCGCCCGTACTGGTGGTGGCGGACGACCACGACTGCGCGTCGCTTCGGGACTACCTCGACTCACAGCTCGGTGCGTGTCGGCCGGGTCGGCAGATCGTCCTGGACCGGATGCTGGACTGGCTGCTGGTCTGCACCCTGCGCGACTGGTTCGACCAGCCGGGTGCCGAGCCGCCCGACTGGTACCGGGCACTGGGTGACGACACGGTGGGGCTCGTGTTGCGGGCCATGCACGAGGCACCGGACCGGCCGTGGACCCTCGCGTCGCTGGCCGCCCGAGCCGGGGTGTCCCGTACGACGTTGGCGAAACGGTTCACGGAGCTGGTGGGTGAGCCTCCGCTGACGTACCTGACGGACTGGCGGATGACGCTCGCCGCGGACCTGCTGACCGGGTCGACCGCGACGGTTTCCGCCGTGGCGCACCAGGTCGGGTACGCGGACGCGTTCGGTTTCAGCGCTGCCTTCAAGCGGATCCACGGGGTGAGTCCGACCGAGCACCGCCGGCTCGCACCTTCCGTGCCCGCCGCACACCGAACCGCCACCCCCGCCACGTCTGGTACGTGA
- a CDS encoding permease prefix domain 1-containing protein yields MNTLTDRYLAATLQSVPAQRRDEIAAELRGSIEDMIEDRAGNGQDPVAAEREVLTELGNPDRLAARYADRRLQLIGPKYYLHWAKLLKTLLSFVPAIVGTVVAIVDAADDGTVGGAIGTGIGVAIEVAVQIAFWVTLGFAIAERTNTPLGLPEWNVDQLPAVPVKREIGLTDAIAAVFTIGLTIAYLVLQHFHSWLQTDNGTNIPIIDPALWNSWLPVLIGLLVISAGFEIVKYRVGHWTWPLVGINVLLDLAFAVPVAWLLLNDRLLSPAFVGHLDWLGEGDNLSTLATFSTVGIAVITVWDIIDSIIKTRRRTA; encoded by the coding sequence ATGAACACCCTGACCGACCGCTACCTCGCCGCGACCCTGCAATCGGTGCCGGCCCAGCGCCGCGACGAGATCGCCGCCGAGCTGCGCGGGTCGATCGAAGACATGATCGAGGACCGGGCCGGCAACGGGCAGGACCCCGTCGCCGCCGAACGGGAGGTCCTCACCGAACTCGGCAACCCTGACCGCCTCGCCGCCCGGTACGCCGACCGCAGGCTCCAGCTCATCGGCCCGAAGTACTACCTGCACTGGGCCAAGCTGCTGAAGACGCTGCTCAGCTTCGTACCGGCGATTGTCGGGACCGTGGTCGCGATCGTCGACGCCGCCGACGACGGAACTGTCGGTGGGGCGATCGGCACCGGGATCGGCGTCGCGATCGAGGTCGCGGTCCAGATCGCCTTCTGGGTGACCCTCGGATTCGCCATCGCCGAACGCACCAACACCCCCCTCGGTCTGCCCGAGTGGAACGTCGACCAGCTTCCCGCCGTACCGGTGAAGCGGGAGATCGGCCTCACCGACGCCATCGCCGCAGTCTTCACGATCGGGCTGACCATCGCCTACCTGGTCCTGCAGCACTTCCACTCGTGGCTGCAAACCGACAACGGGACCAACATCCCGATCATCGACCCGGCGTTGTGGAACTCGTGGCTTCCGGTCCTGATCGGTCTGCTGGTGATCAGCGCCGGCTTCGAGATCGTGAAATACCGCGTCGGGCACTGGACCTGGCCCCTGGTCGGTATCAACGTCCTGCTCGACCTGGCCTTCGCGGTCCCGGTGGCGTGGCTCCTGCTCAACGACCGACTGCTCAGCCCGGCCTTCGTCGGACACCTCGACTGGCTCGGCGAGGGCGACAACCTCAGCACCCTCGCCACCTTCAGCACCGTCGGGATCGCCGTCATCACCGTCTGGGACATCATCGACAGCATCATCAAGACCCGGCGCCGCACCGCCTGA
- a CDS encoding PadR family transcriptional regulator, whose amino-acid sequence MANEELLRTHLQELRRGTVVAASLVALRQPGYGYALLQRLTEHGFPVDANTLYPLLRRLEDQGLLTSEWNTDESRPRKFYRTSDEGEEILGRLLDDLSAIQTSMTGLIEGVDR is encoded by the coding sequence ATGGCGAACGAAGAACTCCTGCGGACGCACCTACAGGAGCTGCGGCGGGGCACGGTGGTAGCGGCGAGCCTCGTCGCGCTGCGCCAACCCGGCTACGGCTACGCACTGCTCCAGCGCCTCACCGAGCACGGCTTCCCGGTGGACGCGAACACCCTCTATCCGCTCCTGCGCCGGCTCGAAGACCAGGGCCTGCTGACCAGCGAGTGGAACACCGACGAGAGCCGACCGCGCAAGTTCTACCGCACCAGCGACGAGGGCGAAGAGATCCTGGGACGACTCCTCGACGACCTCTCGGCCATCCAGACCTCCATGACCGGCCTGATCGAAGGAGTGGACCGATGA
- a CDS encoding MFS transporter: MQPHSPWRVTDFRVLFTATTLSQFGTSIGYVAVPLIAVTALDASPGQVGALAALSTVAFLLIGLPAGAWVDRMRHRRVLITADLTRAALYASIPVAWALDALTLGHLYLVVLLTGAATVFFDIGSQSVLPQLVGRDGLVQANAAVVSLIAAGNVAGRGAGGFLVQLLTAPVAIAGTAIAYLASALRLTAIRRTPAPPPPQRRVRLGAQIGAGLRHVFGNPELRALALTAALGNLGSQIVNTMLPVLFVRQLGLPAGLLGLFWAAGGAGLLLGARCARPIAARLGYGRTLGLAGLCLAPAALLVPLLDRGPWLYVAGAGWVLALFKTGLDNVLGVSLRQRMTPDVLLGRMNATFRFLLTGALALGAAVAGLIGELTTVNTTLWVGAAFMATAFLPVFCSPVRTRRELPAAALVRG; the protein is encoded by the coding sequence GTGCAGCCCCACTCACCCTGGCGGGTCACCGACTTCCGGGTCCTCTTCACCGCCACCACCCTCAGCCAGTTCGGCACCAGCATCGGATACGTCGCCGTACCGCTGATCGCGGTCACCGCGCTCGACGCCAGCCCCGGCCAGGTCGGAGCACTCGCCGCCCTGAGCACCGTCGCCTTCCTCCTGATCGGGCTGCCCGCCGGGGCGTGGGTGGACCGGATGCGCCACCGCCGGGTGCTGATCACCGCCGACCTGACCCGAGCCGCCCTGTACGCCTCGATCCCGGTCGCCTGGGCGCTGGACGCCCTCACCCTCGGGCACCTCTACCTGGTGGTCCTGCTCACCGGCGCCGCAACCGTCTTCTTCGACATCGGTTCGCAGAGCGTCCTCCCGCAGCTCGTCGGCCGCGACGGCCTGGTCCAGGCGAACGCGGCCGTGGTGAGCCTGATCGCCGCCGGCAACGTCGCCGGGCGGGGTGCGGGCGGTTTCCTCGTCCAGTTGCTCACCGCCCCCGTCGCCATCGCCGGTACGGCCATCGCGTACCTGGCCTCGGCGCTGCGTCTCACCGCCATCCGCCGTACGCCGGCACCGCCGCCCCCGCAGCGGCGCGTCCGGCTCGGGGCGCAGATCGGGGCCGGACTCCGGCACGTGTTCGGCAACCCGGAACTGCGCGCCCTCGCGCTCACCGCCGCCCTGGGCAACCTCGGCTCCCAGATCGTCAACACCATGCTCCCGGTCCTGTTCGTCCGGCAGCTCGGCCTGCCGGCGGGGCTGCTCGGGCTGTTCTGGGCGGCCGGTGGAGCCGGACTCCTGCTCGGTGCCCGGTGCGCCCGCCCGATCGCCGCCCGCCTCGGGTACGGCCGCACCCTGGGCCTGGCCGGTCTCTGCCTGGCCCCCGCCGCACTGCTCGTACCCCTGCTCGACCGGGGGCCGTGGCTGTACGTGGCCGGGGCGGGTTGGGTGTTGGCGCTGTTCAAGACGGGTCTGGACAACGTCCTCGGGGTGAGCCTGCGTCAGCGGATGACCCCCGACGTGCTGCTCGGCCGGATGAACGCCACCTTCCGTTTCCTGCTCACCGGGGCGCTCGCGCTCGGCGCCGCCGTGGCGGGCCTGATCGGCGAGCTGACCACCGTCAACACCACGCTCTGGGTCGGTGCCGCCTTCATGGCGACCGCCTTCCTCCCCGTCTTCTGCTCCCCGGTCCGTACCCGCCGCGAGCTGCCGGCCGCCGCCCTCGTACGTGGCTGA
- a CDS encoding DMT family transporter: MFGGQHATLVRMGVLALLWGSGFLWIKVALGGGLTPLQITVIRCALGAAVLLALAYAARQRLPRDRRTWLHLVVAAFFCNALPFFLFSVGEQTVDSGVAGVLNATTPLWSLLIGLALGAERHPHPLRLTGLGLGFAGTLLIFAPWHRTGLTSWGALLLLAAAASYAVAFAYMARHLTGRQTGPLALSAAQLLTATGLTTLALPAGTAAPSTPTITAIVAVVVLGTLGTGVTFHLNARLIATEGPVTAATVGYLLPVVSVALGAVVLDERLSLRIIAGMAVVLVGVGLTRTRPSGAVSAAPPDDQAARPDDQSETPCSPTHPGGSPTSGSSSPPPPSASSAPASDTSPYR; encoded by the coding sequence GTGTTCGGTGGCCAGCACGCAACCCTCGTACGCATGGGGGTCCTCGCCCTGCTCTGGGGATCGGGCTTCCTCTGGATCAAGGTCGCCCTCGGGGGTGGCCTGACCCCGCTCCAGATCACCGTGATCCGGTGCGCCCTCGGTGCGGCCGTCCTGCTCGCGCTCGCGTACGCCGCGCGCCAGCGCCTCCCGCGCGACCGGCGGACCTGGCTGCATCTCGTCGTGGCCGCCTTCTTCTGCAACGCCCTGCCGTTCTTCCTGTTCAGTGTCGGTGAGCAGACCGTCGACTCCGGGGTGGCCGGGGTCCTCAACGCCACCACTCCACTGTGGTCACTGCTGATCGGCCTGGCCCTCGGCGCGGAACGGCACCCGCATCCGCTCCGGCTGACCGGCCTCGGGCTCGGCTTCGCCGGCACCCTGCTCATCTTCGCGCCCTGGCACCGGACCGGCCTGACGAGCTGGGGCGCCCTGCTCCTGCTCGCCGCGGCGGCCAGCTACGCGGTCGCGTTCGCCTACATGGCCCGGCACCTGACCGGCCGGCAGACCGGGCCGCTCGCCCTCTCCGCCGCCCAACTCCTCACCGCGACCGGCCTGACCACCCTCGCCCTGCCCGCCGGGACCGCCGCCCCGTCGACACCCACCATCACCGCGATCGTCGCGGTCGTGGTGCTCGGCACCCTCGGTACGGGTGTCACGTTCCACCTCAACGCCCGGCTCATCGCCACCGAGGGCCCGGTCACCGCCGCCACAGTCGGCTACCTGCTCCCGGTCGTCTCGGTGGCCCTGGGCGCGGTTGTCCTCGACGAACGGCTCAGCCTCCGGATCATCGCCGGGATGGCGGTGGTGCTCGTCGGCGTCGGCCTGACCCGCACCCGCCCCTCCGGCGCCGTGTCCGCCGCTCCTCCCGACGACCAAGCCGCCCGCCCCGACGACCAATCGGAGACACCGTGCAGCCCCACTCACCCTGGCGGGTCACCGACTTCCGGGTCCTCTTCACCGCCACCACCCTCAGCCAGTTCGGCACCAGCATCGGATACGTCGCCGTACCGCTGA